The Penaeus vannamei isolate JL-2024 chromosome 39, ASM4276789v1, whole genome shotgun sequence genome includes the window AGATATGATAATTCACAAATATTAAGTCAGTCATTTTTAAAAAGTGTTACTGAAAACAGATTGATAATTTAACTAATTAACATTTTTAAAActagtcttatttttttattctttattttctaggGTCAATCAAACTGGCAGATTTTGGATTAGCAAGAGCTTTTTGTCTGCCTTTGAGAGTGTACACACATGAAGTTGTAACCTTGTGGTACCGTGCTCCAGAGATTCTCCTTGGTGCCAAAAACTATTGTACTGCAGTTGATATGTGGAGTCTGGGTGCCATTTTTGCCGAGATGGTAAGGAATTTCTTCATGTGCAAGTATATATGCTGTGGAGAAAGTGTTTAAAGTTTCAGCAAATTGCTGTTCTCAAATTGTAAAACATAATTAAGACTATTATAAATGGATATAAAATTGGATCAGCATAATGTTATTATACAAACTTAAAAATGACTCATAACTGCTTTCCATCACAGTTGACAAGGAAAGCACTTTTCCCTGGCGATTCAGAAATAGACCAGCTGTTCCGTATCTTCCGTACGCTGGGAACTCCCGGAGAGGAAGATTGGCCAGGGGTGACCCAGCTCCCCGATTATAAGAGTTCATTTCCAAGGTGGGAGGTTGATGCCGAAAGTTCCATAGCCCAGCTGGTTCCATTGTTAAATGAAGAGGGACGCTGCTTACTCttggtaattatgatgttaatgcttTTTAAGTCACATAACCGCAGATGTTGGCACGGACAAAGAGAATAAGAGTTTGTGCGGgtataaataaatttacaaatatgtattgaAAATTTATGAAAAAAGATAGTGTTATATTTGCAATTAAGTatgtttttataattttaattatgagGTAAATATTTGAAAGGCAGATGAGGTTATGGGACAAGTCTTAAAGGGATTGGCAACATTCCATAATGTATCCTCATTCCATAAACCTGTTCAATGAAACAATGCCTCCATGACCCTATATAAGCAAACAACCCATATAGTAGTCCGTAGATAACCTGCATCGTGGAAGTAATCATCCTCACTGCTGCTCTCTGCAAGCTATTACCTTATTAAGTGCTGTGGGGTGATGGTAACTGAACTGAAACCATTATGttagaaataaaaagatttttgagaaagaataataagtGTTAGAACCTCACTTTATTTATAATAGTCAGCCACACATTATAGTAGCACACTTTTATATATTAGAGATCATTAGTGCCATAAGTTCAAATAAATTACTCTTGTTTATCTCACTTTTCCAGGCTATGCTGAAGTATGACCCACGGCAGCGAATAACTGCAAAGTCGGCCCTCTATCACCCATTCTTCGAGCCTCTTGCATCTGCTGGCCAAGTGCTTGTCCCGCCAAATCTTAGGTGATCAGAAACTAGgcattcaagattttttttctataaggagtaattatgcaaaaaaaaaaatgttgcttataaaaaaattttaatgTGTATCAAGTGTAGAATTTTGTATGGAGAACCATTTATTTATATGGGTTTATACTATTCTTGCATTTTGATATtttgactgtatgtatatatgtctagagTTTTTGGGCATTACTGTGCTTTTTATATAGAATACAAATAGCTTTTTTACCCAGAGTTCTAAGAAtctttcctctttatatatactgatatttgtaaatatattatataaggtCCAAGCTTTTGCGCTTTTATATTGAGAAAGAAAGTTAATTTTACCAAAAGTTCCAGGATCTTTTTCAAGGAAGGGAATTGTTATTTTTGCAAAAAGTTTCAAgtcctttattttattatgaagTCAATTATAAATTGAGAAAACcatgtattttttaaattatcaagtCTGGCTGTGAATattagaataagaaataatattttACATATTCTTTCATTGACCTAATGTATTAAACtctttttgagtgtgtgtttgtgtatgacaaTTCAATTTTTTTTCACAATACAAAAATATTGCCTTGTGCCTCAGCCCTTGCCTTAATTAATTTTGCATGGCCTTCTCACCCTGCATCCCTTTCTTCTGTCCATTTCCTAAGGTGCAAGAGCCATgttgaaagaatgaaaggctggCTCTGTGTCAGTCATGAACTGCCTCTGGGAACCATGGGTATGGTATTCCTTAGGTTAATCACTTAGCCCATACCCCTTATGGGGTTGTCCATTTCTTTTTCCCACTTATTTCAGGCTCGCC containing:
- the Cdk2 gene encoding cyclin-dependent kinase 2 — translated: MSVQNYEKIEKIGEGTYGVVYKAQDRASKRIVALKKIRLENEADGVPSTALREIALLKELDHDNIVRLLDVVYGDHKLYMVFEYLNQDLKKLFDESRGGLPLDLVRSYMQQLLRGIAFCHANRILHRDLKPQNLLIDARGSIKLADFGLARAFCLPLRVYTHEVVTLWYRAPEILLGAKNYCTAVDMWSLGAIFAEMLTRKALFPGDSEIDQLFRIFRTLGTPGEEDWPGVTQLPDYKSSFPRWEVDAESSIAQLVPLLNEEGRCLLLAMLKYDPRQRITAKSALYHPFFEPLASAGQVLVPPNLR